A stretch of Saccharothrix texasensis DNA encodes these proteins:
- the ccrA gene encoding crotonyl-CoA carboxylase/reductase, with protein sequence MAGGMELNSIAASAPPTEYLAAHVVADDAEMFGVAQDKDVRKSLRVGRVPMPEIAPDEVLVAVMASSINYNTVWSATFEPVSTFEFLRRFGKQGGYAARHDLPYHVLGSDASGVVVRVGDGVRHWKPGDHVVVSCVQVDDQQPATHADGMLGADQRIWGFETNFGGLAHYAVVRASQLLVKPAHLTWEEAASAPLCASTAYRMLVSDKGARVKQGDVVLIWGATGGLGANAVQLVKNGGGIPVGVVGSEAKAEVARKLGCDVVINRAEIGLTTPRDGQHAIEMGKVLGRAIRREVGEDPHIAFDYIGRATFGISVFVVRKGGTVVTCGSSTGYQHEFDNRYLWMNLKRIIGSHAANLQEQWECNRLFQLGHVVPVLSAVYPLEDVGEAARLVQNNEHVGKVGVLCLAPEAGLGVTDPDLRARIGEDRLNLLRVTP encoded by the coding sequence ATGGCTGGTGGGATGGAATTGAATTCCATCGCTGCCTCGGCGCCTCCCACCGAATACCTCGCCGCGCACGTCGTCGCCGACGACGCGGAGATGTTCGGTGTCGCTCAGGACAAAGACGTCCGGAAATCGCTCAGGGTCGGTCGGGTCCCCATGCCCGAAATCGCCCCCGACGAGGTGCTCGTTGCGGTGATGGCCAGTTCGATCAACTACAACACGGTGTGGTCGGCGACCTTCGAACCGGTCTCGACCTTCGAATTCCTGCGCAGGTTCGGCAAGCAGGGCGGGTACGCGGCGCGGCACGACCTGCCCTACCACGTGCTCGGCTCCGACGCCTCCGGCGTCGTGGTGCGGGTCGGCGACGGCGTCCGGCACTGGAAGCCGGGCGACCACGTCGTGGTGAGCTGCGTGCAGGTCGACGACCAGCAACCCGCCACGCACGCGGACGGCATGCTCGGCGCCGACCAGCGCATCTGGGGCTTCGAGACCAACTTCGGCGGCCTCGCCCACTACGCGGTGGTGCGCGCCAGCCAACTGCTGGTCAAACCGGCCCACCTCACGTGGGAGGAGGCGGCGTCCGCGCCGCTGTGCGCGAGCACCGCCTACCGGATGCTCGTCAGCGACAAGGGCGCCCGCGTCAAGCAGGGCGACGTCGTGCTCATCTGGGGCGCCACCGGCGGCCTCGGGGCGAACGCCGTGCAACTGGTCAAGAACGGCGGCGGCATCCCGGTCGGCGTCGTCGGCTCCGAGGCCAAGGCGGAAGTCGCCCGAAAACTCGGCTGCGACGTCGTCATCAACCGCGCGGAAATAGGCCTGACCACGCCCCGCGACGGGCAGCACGCCATCGAAATGGGCAAGGTCCTCGGCCGGGCCATCCGCCGGGAAGTCGGCGAAGACCCCCACATCGCCTTCGACTACATCGGGCGCGCCACGTTCGGCATCTCCGTTTTCGTCGTCCGCAAGGGCGGCACCGTGGTCACCTGCGGGTCGAGCACCGGGTACCAGCACGAATTCGACAACCGCTACCTGTGGATGAACCTCAAGCGGATCATCGGCAGCCACGCGGCGAACCTCCAGGAGCAGTGGGAGTGCAACCGGCTGTTCCAGCTCGGCCACGTCGTGCCCGTGCTGTCGGCCGTCTACCCGCTCGAGGACGTCGGTGAAGCCGCCCGCCTGGTCCAGAACAACGAGCACGTCGGCAAGGTCGGGGTGCTGTGCCTGGCGCCGGAGGCCGGTCTCGGCGTGACCGACCCCGACCTGCGGGCCCGCATCGGGGAAGACCGCCTCAACCTCCTGCGGGTGACGCCGTGA
- a CDS encoding family 43 glycosylhydrolase, which yields MEQQRPQRSGRRRAAVLAAVGALVAAGLAATPVATAAEPNLVTNPGFEDGLTGWTVNSGNATDGAALAPTADAYSGTGAVRVTNRKTTGSGPAQDLAGKVQAGKTYTVTARVKYDNPDSPATKQFFVTMHYGGSTYTNLGTGTTPRGQWGLLQGTFTIPAAQGVATPRIFVETPWTADPAAAPAVHLMDFTVDDVTLREFTPSTTIEVLGKNPGEGNPLISHKFGADGNAFVHDGRVYVYMTNDTQVYNPGPDGTSPTNTYGGINTITVISSDDLVNWTDHGEIPVAGPNGLARYASQSWAPAVESRVVDGKEQFFLYFANNGAATGVLVGDSPLGPWRDERGSLLITSQTPGASDGRNWLFDPGVFVDDDGQGYLYFGGGGNDGSNSAENTNHPKSTRVIKLGDDMISTEGAAETIDAPLMFEAGHVFKRDGKYYYSYSSNFGFGGPIDPNGPPTGAIAYLMADNPMGPWTPANYAGVIFKNPGVYFGAGGNNHQSVFELGGEHYFTYHAQTLNRRITGGATQGFRSPHIAKLEFNADGTVKEVLGTFDGVEQIRDLDPYRRVEAETIAWQQGLATKRLNAPNDVPQLALHDVDNGDWTSLSSADFGSGATGVSARVKPLTAGTAIQVRLDDRAGPVVTTIPVDAPIGEWADVEAGLDGVSGVHDVYFTFVGPDGKDLVEVDSWQFAKPSLKVAGSADTRCAGPHVKLTVHVTDHESVPVDITVETPYGAKSFDDVRPGKTRSHPFNTRQSTITAGTATATATATIDGHPVSTTLSIPYEARTCR from the coding sequence GTGGAACAACAACGTCCGCAGCGGTCGGGGCGGCGAAGAGCCGCAGTCCTCGCCGCCGTCGGCGCCCTGGTCGCCGCCGGCCTGGCGGCCACCCCGGTGGCGACCGCCGCCGAGCCGAACCTCGTCACGAACCCCGGTTTCGAGGACGGCCTGACCGGCTGGACCGTCAACAGCGGCAACGCCACCGACGGCGCCGCCCTCGCGCCCACCGCCGACGCCTACAGCGGCACGGGCGCGGTGCGGGTGACCAACCGGAAGACCACCGGGTCGGGGCCCGCGCAGGACCTGGCCGGCAAGGTCCAGGCCGGCAAGACCTACACCGTCACCGCCCGGGTGAAGTACGACAACCCGGACAGCCCGGCCACGAAGCAGTTCTTCGTGACCATGCACTACGGCGGCTCCACCTACACCAACCTCGGCACCGGCACGACGCCGCGCGGGCAGTGGGGCCTGCTCCAGGGCACCTTCACCATCCCGGCCGCCCAGGGCGTCGCGACCCCGCGGATCTTCGTGGAGACGCCGTGGACGGCGGACCCGGCGGCGGCGCCGGCGGTCCACCTGATGGACTTCACGGTGGACGACGTCACCCTGCGCGAGTTCACCCCGTCGACCACCATCGAGGTCCTGGGCAAGAACCCCGGCGAGGGCAACCCGCTGATCTCCCACAAGTTCGGCGCGGACGGCAACGCCTTCGTCCACGACGGCCGGGTGTACGTCTACATGACCAACGACACCCAGGTGTACAACCCCGGCCCGGACGGGACCTCGCCGACCAACACCTACGGCGGGATCAACACCATCACCGTCATCTCCTCCGACGACCTGGTCAACTGGACCGACCACGGCGAGATCCCGGTCGCCGGGCCGAACGGACTGGCCCGGTACGCCTCGCAGTCGTGGGCGCCGGCGGTCGAGAGCCGGGTCGTGGACGGCAAGGAGCAGTTCTTCCTGTACTTCGCCAACAACGGCGCGGCCACCGGTGTCCTGGTCGGCGACTCGCCCCTGGGCCCGTGGCGCGACGAGCGCGGCAGCCTGCTCATCACGAGCCAGACGCCGGGCGCGTCCGACGGCCGCAACTGGCTGTTCGACCCGGGCGTGTTCGTCGACGACGACGGCCAGGGCTACCTCTACTTCGGTGGCGGCGGCAACGACGGCTCCAACTCGGCCGAGAACACCAACCACCCCAAGTCCACCCGCGTCATCAAGCTCGGCGACGACATGATCAGCACCGAGGGCGCGGCGGAGACCATCGACGCGCCGTTGATGTTCGAGGCCGGCCACGTCTTCAAGCGCGACGGCAAGTACTACTACTCCTACTCGTCCAACTTCGGCTTCGGCGGCCCGATCGACCCGAACGGCCCGCCGACCGGCGCCATCGCCTACCTCATGGCCGACAACCCCATGGGGCCGTGGACGCCCGCGAACTACGCCGGCGTCATCTTCAAGAACCCCGGCGTCTACTTCGGCGCGGGCGGCAACAACCACCAGTCCGTCTTCGAGCTCGGCGGCGAGCACTACTTCACCTACCACGCCCAGACGTTGAACCGCCGCATCACCGGCGGCGCGACCCAGGGCTTCCGCAGCCCGCACATCGCGAAGCTCGAGTTCAACGCCGACGGCACCGTCAAGGAGGTGCTGGGCACCTTCGACGGCGTCGAGCAGATCCGCGACCTCGACCCCTACCGGAGGGTCGAGGCGGAGACCATCGCCTGGCAGCAGGGCCTGGCGACGAAGCGCCTCAACGCGCCGAACGACGTGCCGCAGCTCGCGCTGCACGACGTCGACAACGGCGACTGGACCTCGCTGTCGTCGGCGGACTTCGGGAGCGGCGCCACCGGCGTGTCGGCCCGCGTCAAGCCGCTCACCGCGGGCACGGCCATCCAGGTCCGCCTGGACGACCGCGCCGGCCCGGTGGTCACCACCATCCCGGTCGACGCGCCGATCGGAGAGTGGGCCGACGTCGAGGCCGGGCTCGACGGCGTCTCCGGTGTCCACGACGTGTACTTCACGTTCGTCGGACCTGACGGCAAGGACCTCGTCGAGGTCGACAGCTGGCAGTTCGCCAAGCCGTCGCTGAAGGTCGCGGGCAGCGCCGACACGCGCTGCGCCGGCCCGCACGTCAAGCTCACCGTGCACGTCACCGACCACGAGTCCGTCCCCGTCGACATCACCGTCGAGACGCCCTACGGCGCCAAGTCGTTCGACGACGTCCGACCGGGCAAGACCCGCTCCCACCCGTTCAACACCCGGCAGTCGACCATCACCGCGGGCACGGCGACCGCCACCGCCACGGCGACGATCGACGGTCACCCGGTGTCGACCACCCTGTCCATCCCCTACGAAGCCCGCACCTGCCGTTGA
- a CDS encoding family 43 glycosylhydrolase, giving the protein MPPLVHSRPRPRRLMRTLPAAAATVLLTAGLVPVTAHAADEWTPASSYTSTDKGDGSYSVPLLNSDVPDVSVERVPAAENDEGRDLYYMISTTMHLSPGAPVMKSYDLVNWEVVNYVFDRLDIGDSFSLRNGQNSYGQGQWASSLRYHGGKFYVAFNTNNLGGSYLYSTDDIEDGAWTRVPLGRAFHDPSLFFDERDGGTPYIFYGSGSTSAVKLSRDLTRVVAEYPNILRPSDFPGSPFLGGLFEGAQVQYIDGNYYVVIITWPSGQGRQVVLFRSPHLLGRYATADGANPYQARGALNSNGFAQGSLVPISRDGRTDWHGMFFRDSFPVGRIPALIPATWQDGWPTFGAAGAVPVNGLFDKPIRLSPAEETLERQKSLVASDDFANDAPHKAYMDERWTIPSPPDVDESLLGVELVRNPGFESGAVTPWAAQFGARLALEPADGATALKVADRTLNGSGPNQQLDGVLQRGVTYAVSARVKYAAGPATVRFNLVADWGAGVQVMASGDVPVGRWTTVSGRYTVPAAAAVDKVKFAVETPWANPQPPSSSVEYLLDDVSVVGQPVTTEHPTEAEVAPNGSRLGLAWEWNHAPDNRHWSLTDREGWLRLTTGKVLTGDYAYGKLSNRAGLTWFEEARNTLSQRTFGPKGSAETKLDFAGMKDGDVAGLAMYNRGFSYAAVKRVDGRATLGVVNRVQPFPVTFDRAAAESFVPGTEVPLGDATEVHLKGDVEFDAPTGQGWTTFHYSLDGLSWHRLGQRVGPQTLDGSLAHFMGHRWGLFNYATKQAGGTVDFDHFLLSDTLTAQGEPLDTTALDAAIAHASTLDEHHYPAAAWSAMREALRKAEAARRTAFGTQNQVDAPERALSLELARLGVARVPVAVRASTRTRCAGPHVQLTVEVANHEAVPVDVSITTPHGAKSFRDVPPGKTRSHPFTTRESGVPAGSVSVTASATVDGVPRSVALEVPHDARACR; this is encoded by the coding sequence ATGCCTCCGCTCGTCCACTCCCGCCCACGCCCCCGGCGGCTGATGCGCACGCTGCCGGCCGCCGCCGCGACGGTCCTGCTGACCGCCGGCCTGGTCCCCGTCACCGCGCACGCGGCGGACGAGTGGACGCCCGCGTCGTCCTACACGTCGACCGACAAGGGCGACGGCTCCTACTCCGTGCCGCTGCTCAACTCCGACGTGCCCGACGTCAGCGTGGAGCGGGTGCCGGCGGCCGAGAACGACGAGGGCCGCGACCTCTACTACATGATCAGCACGACCATGCACCTGAGCCCGGGCGCGCCGGTGATGAAGTCCTACGACCTGGTCAACTGGGAGGTCGTCAACTACGTCTTCGACCGGTTGGACATCGGCGACTCGTTCTCGCTGCGCAACGGCCAGAACTCCTACGGCCAGGGCCAGTGGGCGTCGTCGTTGCGCTACCACGGCGGGAAGTTCTACGTCGCCTTCAACACGAACAACCTGGGCGGCTCCTACCTCTACAGCACCGACGACATCGAGGACGGCGCGTGGACGCGGGTGCCGCTGGGGCGGGCGTTCCACGACCCGTCGCTGTTCTTCGACGAGCGGGACGGCGGCACGCCCTACATCTTCTACGGGTCGGGCTCGACGAGCGCGGTCAAGCTGAGCCGCGACCTGACGCGGGTGGTGGCGGAGTACCCGAACATCCTGCGGCCGTCCGACTTCCCGGGGTCCCCGTTCCTGGGCGGGCTGTTCGAGGGCGCCCAGGTGCAGTACATCGACGGGAACTACTACGTCGTGATCATCACGTGGCCGTCCGGGCAGGGACGCCAGGTGGTGCTCTTCCGCTCACCCCACCTGCTCGGGCGCTACGCGACCGCCGACGGCGCCAACCCCTACCAGGCGCGCGGCGCGCTGAACTCCAACGGCTTCGCCCAGGGCAGCCTCGTGCCGATCTCGCGTGACGGCCGCACCGACTGGCACGGCATGTTCTTCCGCGACTCGTTCCCGGTCGGTCGCATCCCGGCGCTGATCCCCGCCACGTGGCAGGACGGGTGGCCGACGTTCGGCGCCGCCGGCGCGGTGCCGGTGAACGGCCTGTTCGACAAGCCGATCCGGCTCAGCCCGGCCGAGGAGACCCTGGAGCGCCAGAAGAGCCTGGTCGCCTCCGACGACTTCGCCAACGACGCGCCGCACAAGGCCTACATGGACGAGCGGTGGACCATCCCGTCCCCGCCCGACGTCGACGAGTCGCTCCTGGGCGTGGAGCTGGTGCGCAACCCCGGGTTCGAGTCCGGCGCCGTGACGCCGTGGGCGGCCCAGTTCGGCGCGCGGCTCGCCCTGGAGCCGGCCGACGGCGCCACGGCGCTGAAGGTGGCCGACCGGACCCTGAACGGCTCCGGGCCGAACCAGCAGTTGGACGGCGTGCTGCAGCGCGGCGTGACCTACGCGGTGTCGGCGAGGGTCAAGTACGCGGCCGGCCCGGCGACCGTGCGGTTCAACCTCGTCGCCGACTGGGGCGCGGGCGTGCAGGTGATGGCGTCCGGGGACGTCCCGGTCGGCCGGTGGACGACGGTCTCCGGCCGCTACACCGTCCCGGCCGCGGCCGCCGTCGACAAGGTCAAGTTCGCGGTCGAGACGCCCTGGGCGAACCCGCAGCCGCCGTCGTCGAGCGTGGAGTACCTGCTCGACGACGTGTCGGTGGTGGGGCAGCCGGTGACCACCGAGCACCCGACCGAGGCGGAGGTCGCGCCCAACGGCTCCCGGCTCGGCCTGGCGTGGGAGTGGAACCACGCCCCGGACAACCGCCACTGGTCGCTGACCGACCGCGAGGGCTGGCTGAGGCTCACCACCGGCAAGGTCCTCACGGGTGACTACGCCTACGGCAAGCTGTCCAACCGGGCCGGGCTGACGTGGTTCGAGGAGGCGCGCAACACGCTCTCGCAGCGGACGTTCGGCCCGAAGGGCTCGGCCGAGACCAAGCTCGACTTCGCCGGCATGAAGGACGGTGACGTGGCGGGCCTGGCGATGTACAACCGCGGGTTCTCCTACGCCGCGGTGAAGCGGGTCGACGGCCGGGCCACGCTCGGGGTGGTCAACCGGGTGCAGCCGTTCCCGGTGACGTTCGACCGGGCGGCGGCGGAGAGCTTCGTGCCCGGCACCGAGGTGCCGCTCGGCGACGCCACCGAGGTCCACCTCAAGGGCGACGTGGAGTTCGACGCGCCGACCGGCCAGGGCTGGACGACGTTCCACTACAGCCTGGACGGGCTGAGCTGGCACCGGCTGGGGCAGCGCGTCGGGCCGCAGACCCTGGACGGCAGCCTGGCCCACTTCATGGGCCACCGGTGGGGCCTGTTCAACTACGCGACGAAGCAGGCCGGCGGGACCGTCGACTTCGACCACTTCCTGCTCAGCGACACCCTGACCGCGCAGGGCGAGCCGCTCGACACCACCGCCCTCGACGCCGCCATCGCGCACGCGTCCACCCTGGACGAGCACCACTACCCGGCCGCGGCGTGGTCCGCCATGCGGGAAGCCCTGCGCAAGGCCGAGGCCGCGCGGCGGACCGCGTTCGGCACGCAGAACCAGGTCGACGCGCCGGAACGGGCGTTGAGCCTGGAGCTGGCGCGGCTCGGGGTGGCCAGGGTGCCGGTGGCCGTGCGGGCGTCGACGCGGACCCGGTGCGCCGGACCGCACGTGCAGCTCACCGTCGAGGTGGCGAACCACGAGGCGGTCCCGGTGGACGTCTCGATCACCACGCCGCACGGCGCCAAGTCGTTCCGCGACGTCCCGCCCGGCAAGACCCGCTCCCACCCGTTCACGACCCGGGAGTCGGGCGTGCCGGCCGGGTCGGTGTCGGTCACGGCGTCGGCGACGGTCGACGGCGTCCCGCGCTCGGTCGCGCTCGAAGTCCCGCACGACGCGCGCGCCTGCAGGTAG
- a CDS encoding DUF7594 domain-containing protein: MSTRRSLLALCGVAAVALTALPGTATAAPHHSRLLPVSASHTDSAAPHTAFPWAGQDVPLGASKSAGRPHVSRVHLTFDVAAFAGAGVSAATLHLRESAVADCAKRAIELWETKTATVDPTWATAPERERWVDDFTATDLCVGYPSFDVAAIVRDALSRGKSRITLEIAVPARFEREVQYGRALDGYYGAALTVQHNRAPSIVEQHRYNGGLPCATTAPYPRLSKHFVVLEALPADPDPDDQRGSGGAVDFALWPQDDQATRTEQRAQHTGTTRVARWEFAAGLFTDGRTYSWQARVTDGADTSEWSEPCHFTVDGTDPPVPAVTSANYPLDESGWAPVGEPGVFTFDGGGDEDVKGFEWTWGEFSVPGCTYGELNRLICPDRFTGGTTVRADRLGGTATAALTPPGSGLRKLRVRAIDAAGRSSQPVSFQIFVPSSHPAVSVVGEPPRFGHDVTLRFTPHADVADRTVDFAYQLDGQEQRVVPVGPDGTATVTFRADRENGHQVSVRSRSDNGWTSDRASWSLAFPPWPGVTSDAYPADGVPHGGTGVPGTFTFTPPPTWSGAAAYRYSFDWLEPHTEVAAGSDGTATITWTPPAPGWYSLSVYAIRPDGTVSTYDATYSFGVA; the protein is encoded by the coding sequence ATGTCGACACGAAGATCCCTGCTCGCGCTCTGCGGGGTCGCCGCGGTCGCGCTCACCGCACTGCCGGGAACCGCGACCGCCGCACCCCACCACAGCCGGCTCCTCCCGGTTTCGGCCTCGCACACGGATTCCGCCGCACCGCACACCGCGTTCCCCTGGGCCGGCCAGGACGTGCCGCTGGGCGCGTCGAAGTCGGCCGGCCGGCCGCACGTGTCGCGCGTCCACCTGACGTTCGACGTCGCCGCGTTCGCGGGCGCGGGGGTCAGCGCCGCGACCCTGCACCTGCGCGAGAGCGCGGTGGCCGACTGCGCCAAGCGCGCGATCGAGCTGTGGGAGACGAAGACCGCCACCGTGGACCCGACCTGGGCGACCGCGCCGGAGCGCGAGCGCTGGGTGGACGACTTCACCGCCACCGACCTCTGCGTCGGCTACCCGTCCTTCGACGTGGCGGCGATCGTGCGCGACGCGCTGAGCCGGGGCAAGTCCCGGATCACGCTGGAGATCGCGGTGCCCGCGCGGTTCGAGCGCGAGGTCCAGTACGGCCGCGCGCTCGACGGGTACTACGGCGCCGCGCTGACCGTGCAGCACAACCGGGCCCCGTCGATCGTGGAGCAGCACCGGTACAACGGTGGCCTGCCCTGCGCGACCACCGCCCCGTACCCGAGGTTGAGCAAGCACTTCGTCGTGCTCGAAGCACTGCCGGCCGACCCCGACCCGGACGACCAGCGGGGTTCCGGGGGCGCCGTCGACTTCGCCCTGTGGCCGCAGGACGACCAGGCGACGCGGACCGAGCAGCGCGCGCAGCACACCGGGACGACCAGGGTGGCGCGGTGGGAGTTCGCGGCGGGCCTGTTCACCGACGGGCGCACGTACTCGTGGCAGGCCCGCGTCACGGACGGCGCCGACACCTCGGAGTGGTCCGAGCCGTGCCACTTCACCGTCGACGGGACCGACCCGCCCGTGCCGGCGGTGACCTCCGCCAACTACCCGCTGGACGAATCCGGGTGGGCCCCGGTGGGTGAGCCGGGCGTGTTCACCTTCGACGGCGGCGGCGACGAGGACGTCAAGGGCTTCGAGTGGACCTGGGGCGAGTTCTCCGTGCCCGGCTGCACGTACGGCGAGCTGAACAGGCTGATCTGCCCCGACCGGTTCACCGGCGGGACCACCGTCCGGGCCGACCGGCTCGGCGGCACGGCCACCGCGGCCCTCACCCCGCCCGGCTCGGGACTGCGAAAGCTGCGGGTGCGGGCCATCGACGCCGCGGGCCGCAGCTCGCAGCCGGTCTCGTTCCAGATCTTCGTGCCCAGCAGCCACCCCGCGGTGTCCGTGGTGGGGGAGCCGCCCCGGTTCGGCCACGACGTGACGCTGAGGTTCACGCCGCACGCGGACGTCGCCGACCGCACCGTCGACTTCGCCTACCAGCTCGACGGGCAGGAGCAGCGCGTCGTCCCGGTCGGCCCGGACGGCACGGCGACCGTCACGTTCCGCGCCGACCGGGAGAACGGCCACCAGGTGTCCGTGCGCAGTCGCAGCGACAACGGCTGGACGTCGGACCGCGCGTCCTGGTCGTTGGCCTTCCCTCCGTGGCCGGGCGTGACCTCGGACGCCTACCCCGCCGACGGCGTCCCGCACGGCGGGACCGGCGTGCCGGGCACGTTCACCTTCACGCCGCCGCCCACGTGGTCGGGGGCCGCCGCGTACCGGTACTCCTTCGACTGGCTGGAGCCGCACACCGAGGTCGCCGCCGGCTCCGACGGCACCGCGACGATCACCTGGACGCCACCCGCTCCCGGCTGGTACAGCCTGAGCGTCTACGCGATCCGGCCCGACGGGACGGTCAGCACCTACGACGCCACGTACTCGTTCGGCGTCGCCTGA
- a CDS encoding acyl-CoA carboxylase subunit beta has translation MRERVDELTALRESVHQGPDPSATRRQHDKGKLTAHERIALLVDEGSFHEIEPFRRHRAVGFGMEDRKPHSDGVITGWGMVEGRTVFVYAHDFRVFGGALGEAHAEKIHKVMDLAAAAGAPLVGLNDGAGARIQEGVTALAGYGGIFQRHTRNSGVIPQISVMLGPCAGGAAYSPALTDFVFMVRDTSQMFITGPDVVQAVTGEKIDMNGLGGADVHAGVSGVATFAYDDEESCLADVRYLLSLLPANNRELPPVAHSDDPADRTTDALLDLVPSDPQQSYDMRAVIAEIADDGEHFEISPTWADNILCALIRLDGHVTGVIANQPAVLAGVLDIHASEKAARFVQLCDAFNIPLVTLVDVPGFLPGVAQEHGGIIRHGAKLLYAYCNATVPRVQLILRKAYGGAYIVMDSRSIGADISLAWPTNEIAVMGAEGAANVIFRREIAAADDPAAMRAQKIKEYRSELLHPYYAAERGLVDDVIDPRHTRLTLIRALDMLRGKHADLPSRKHGNPPV, from the coding sequence ATGCGGGAGCGGGTCGACGAGCTCACCGCGCTGCGCGAGTCGGTGCACCAGGGCCCCGACCCCTCCGCCACCCGCCGCCAGCACGACAAGGGCAAGCTCACCGCGCACGAGCGGATCGCGCTCCTCGTGGACGAAGGCTCCTTCCACGAGATCGAACCGTTCCGCAGGCACCGCGCGGTCGGGTTCGGCATGGAGGACCGCAAACCGCACAGCGACGGCGTCATCACCGGCTGGGGGATGGTCGAAGGCCGCACGGTCTTCGTCTACGCCCACGACTTCCGCGTCTTCGGCGGCGCCCTCGGCGAAGCGCACGCCGAGAAGATCCACAAGGTGATGGACCTCGCCGCCGCCGCGGGCGCACCGCTGGTCGGCCTCAACGACGGCGCGGGCGCGCGCATCCAGGAAGGAGTCACCGCCCTCGCCGGCTACGGCGGCATCTTCCAGCGCCACACCCGCAACTCCGGCGTCATCCCGCAGATCTCCGTCATGCTCGGGCCCTGCGCCGGCGGCGCGGCCTACTCACCGGCCCTGACCGACTTCGTGTTCATGGTCCGCGACACCTCGCAGATGTTCATCACCGGCCCGGACGTCGTCCAGGCCGTCACCGGCGAGAAGATCGACATGAACGGCCTGGGCGGCGCCGACGTGCACGCCGGCGTCTCCGGCGTGGCCACCTTCGCCTACGACGACGAGGAGAGCTGCCTGGCCGACGTGCGCTACCTGCTCTCCCTGCTGCCCGCCAACAACCGCGAACTGCCGCCCGTCGCCCACTCCGACGACCCCGCCGACCGGACCACCGACGCGCTGCTCGACCTCGTCCCCTCCGACCCGCAGCAGTCCTACGACATGCGCGCCGTCATCGCCGAGATCGCGGACGACGGAGAGCACTTCGAGATCAGCCCCACCTGGGCCGACAACATCCTGTGCGCCCTGATCCGCCTGGACGGCCACGTCACCGGCGTCATCGCCAACCAACCCGCCGTCCTCGCCGGCGTCCTGGACATCCACGCCAGCGAGAAGGCCGCGCGGTTCGTCCAGCTGTGCGACGCGTTCAACATCCCGCTCGTCACCCTCGTCGACGTGCCCGGCTTCCTGCCCGGCGTCGCCCAGGAGCACGGCGGCATCATCCGGCACGGCGCCAAGCTCCTCTACGCCTACTGCAACGCCACCGTGCCCCGCGTCCAGCTCATCCTCCGCAAGGCCTACGGCGGCGCCTACATCGTCATGGACTCCCGCTCCATCGGCGCCGACATCTCCCTCGCCTGGCCCACCAACGAGATCGCCGTCATGGGCGCCGAAGGCGCGGCCAACGTCATCTTCCGCCGCGAGATCGCCGCCGCCGACGACCCCGCCGCCATGCGCGCCCAGAAGATCAAGGAATACCGGAGCGAGCTGCTCCACCCCTACTACGCGGCCGAACGGGGCCTCGTCGACGACGTGATCGACCCGAGGCACACCCGGCTCACCCTGATCAGGGCACTGGACATGCTGCGTGGCAAGCACGCGGACCTCCCGTCCCGCAAGCACGGAAACCCGCCGGTCTGA